One Halichondria panicea chromosome 3, odHalPani1.1, whole genome shotgun sequence genomic region harbors:
- the LOC135333322 gene encoding uncharacterized protein LOC135333322 isoform X2 → MAEVPLKERIFYSRTKKAATVCEVNSKNRPPSYKHWDLKTVSTACSAIRNGTLSQRRAAEEYGIPRSTLGDYYRGSTLPGAKSGPNKYLSDAEEAELTRFLIRCASVGFPKTRSNVIAIVQRVCDRKGVKVTVTHGWYESFTKRHSELVLRIPAKLSVARAKATDGVSVQTGRKKTAPDDQAPVVVIDPESPVKSSGESAARNVKSTPFSTRAGDSKAYKVHFQVSNESLLDDSETNPCLKDWVSDLGLSLYEKQALQRNAWLSANHISAANMLLRREFPHQNGLQDTMYLLENLQWRSSAHEFVQIIHVGGFHWACLSNKLSSDASKIQLYDSLHIEPGPTIIEQSCTILHCMKDRFTIQVVNVQLQYTGDSCGLFAIAMAYDLCSGRNPLKISYDESMMRVHLERCFNNRELSRFPRAAKKRDCPKTIVAKTQVPVYCSCRYSDVEVTSRFGDMASCDSCSKWYHQDCENIPNAVFNDTQKTWFCMSCSQ, encoded by the exons ATGGCTGAAGTACCGCTAAAAGAAAGAATATTTTATAGCCGTACTAAGAAAGCTGCGACTGTATGTGAAGTTAACTCAAAAAATCGCCCACCCTCATACAAGCATTGGGATTTGAAAACCGTAAGCACTGCTTGTTCAGCTATTAGAAATGGTACGTTGAGTCAACGACGTGCTGCTGAAGAATATGGTATTCCTAGGTCCACACTGGGCGATTACTATCGAGGAAGCACTCTTCCTGGTGCCAAAAGTGGCCCAAACAAGTATCTCTCTGATGCAGAAGAAGCAGAACTGACCAGGTTCTTGATTAGATGTGCCTCTGTTGGCTTTCCTAAAACCAGAAGTAATGTAATTGCAATTGTGCAAAGAGTGTGCGACCGTAAAGGAGTCAAGGTCACAGTCACTCATGGTTGGTATGAAAGCTTCACAAAGCGACACTCGGAACTAGTTTTGCGAATTCCTGCTAAATTGTCTGTAGCAAGAGCAAAAGCCACGGATG GAGTGAGTGTTCAGACTGGGAGAAAGAAAACAG CTCCAGACGACCAAGCTCCTGTTGTTGTCATTGATCCTGAGAGCCCAGTGAAAAGCAGCGGGGAAAGTGCTGCAAGGAATGTCAAATCTACGCCCTTTAGTACACGTGCTGGTGACTCGAAGGCATATAAG GTACACTTTCAAGTATCCAATGAATCATTGCTTGATGACTCAGAAACAAATCCGTGCTTAAAAGATTGGGTTAGTGATCTAGGTCTCTCTCTTTATGAGAAACAAGCCCTTCAACGTAATGCTTGGCTGTCAGCAAATCATATTTCTGCTGCAAATATGCTGCTCAGAAGAGAATTCCCTCATCAAAACGGACTTCAAGATACTATGTACTTGCTTGAAAATCTCCAGTGGAGATCGTCAGCTCATGAATTTGTGCAAATAATTCATGTTGGAGGATTTCATTGGGCGTGCTTATCAAATAAATTATCATCTGATGCAAGTAAAATACAGCTGTATGACAGTCTTCACATAGAACCTGGCCCTACCATTATTGAACAGTCTTGCACGATTCTCCATTGTATGAAAGACCGTTTCACAATCCAAGTTGTGAATGTTCAACTTCAGTATACTGGTGATTCTTGTGGTTTGTTTGCCATCGCTATGGCTTATGATTTATGTTCTGGTCGAAACCCTTTGAAAATCAGCTACGATGAATCGATGATGAGAGTTCATCTGGAGCGTTGCTTCAACAATCGTGAACTGTCACGCTTCCCACGAGCTGCAAAAAAAAGGGATTGCCCCAAGACAATAGTCGCAAAAACGCAGGTTCCTGTATACTGTAGTTGCCGATATTCTGATGTGGAAGTCACATCGAGGTTTGGGGATATGGCGTCATGTGACAGTTGCAGTAAATGGTACCACCAGGATTGCGAAAACATTCCGAACGCTGTTTTTAATGATACTCAAAAAACATGGTTTTGTATGTCGTGTAgccagtaa
- the LOC135333033 gene encoding CWF19-like protein 1, with translation MFAEVKVYCVPTPTHTVQRESQEEAGPNFFFDQRALDSAHRKQKRQQDRGPPAKRRPPPQPRGPCWFCLGGKEVEKHLVVSIGDHTYLALSKGGMVPEHVLVLPIGHYAASTDAPPEVLEELGKFKSALRKCFNSKDQSCVIFERNYKSQHLQLQVIPVTKIPSDALRQAFIDYGWSMGVWLETVPRETPPSEPRFQAD, from the exons ATGTTTGctgaggtcaaagtttattgtgtacctactcccacacacactgtgcagaGGGAGTctcaagaggaggctgggcctAACTTCTTCTTTGACCAGAGAGCTCTTGATTCCGCTCATCGCAAACAGAAGAGACAACAGGACAGAGGACCCCCTGCAAAGAGACGACCCCCTCCCCAGCCCAGGGGGCCGTGCTGGTTCTGTCTGGGGGGCAAGGAGGTGGAGAAACATCTCGTGGTCTCCATCggagatcat ACGTACCTGGCTTTATCCAAGGGTGGGATGGTACCAgagcatgtgctggtcctaCCCATCGGTCACTATGCAGCCTCCACTGACGCACCACCA GAGGTTTTGGAGGAGCTTGGAAAGTTTAAGAGTGCTCTGAGGAAGTGCTTCAACAGCAAAGATCAGTCGTGTGTCATCTTcgagagaaactacaaatcacAGCATCTTCAACTACAA GTTATTCCAGTGACCAAGATtccatctgatgctctgagacAAGCCTTCATAGATTATGGGTGGagtatgggggtgtggcttgagACTGTGCCCAGGGAAACACCACCCTCagag cctcgattccaggcagattaa
- the LOC135333348 gene encoding bcl-2-like protein 1 — protein MAHSRDDLHQIKTQSSAISHHLVDFMLKEDRIQLKCIYSHDKLMRGLLAKNKGFKDGILTLETCCKDLKLKHQQEIEGRVKTLDISHQQLYAEYQNSCSRLMVDDIKWGKIAVLLFFTSVLAKRLYEENKTPLIDSIVGWQTTFLHNFTQWILEHGGWGAIKGAVSIDASEKAKERTENQRAENRHPTRWLTCTVAAISLGVALVGALTFK, from the exons ATGGCCCATTCAAGAGATGACCTTCACCAAATCAAAACCCAAAGCAGTGCCATCAGCCATCACCTCGTGGATTTTATGCTGAAAGAAGACAGAATACAACTGAAATGCATCTACAGCCACGACAAGCTTATGAGGGGTCTCCTTGCGAAGAATAAAGGCTTTAAAGATGGGATTTTGACGCTGGAAACTTGCTGTAAAGACCTGAAACTGAAGCATCAACAAGAAATTGAGGGCAGAGTGAAGACGCTGGACATATCTCACCAACAACTCTATGCTGAATATCAAAACTCTTGTTCCAGGCTCATGGTAGACGACATCAAGTGGGGCAAGATTGCAGTGCTGCTCTTCTTCACGAGCGTACTAGCGAAACGATTGTATGAAGAGAACAAGACTCCCTTGATAGACAGTATCGTTGGATGGCAGACAACATTTCTTCACAACTTCACTCAGTGGATTCTCGAGCATGGCGGTTGG GGTGCCATCAAGGGAGCAGTGAGTATTGATGCCTCTGAGAAAGCCAAAGAGAGAACTGAAAACCAGAGAGCTGAGAACCGCCACCCTACTCGCTGgctcacatgtacagtggctGCAATCAGCTTAGGAGTTGCCCTAGTAGGAGCTCTCACATTCAAATAG
- the LOC135333281 gene encoding uncharacterized protein LOC135333281: MAVNPQAFEQFTLRQIRITENELGHGSYAVVMELEYRGLKCAGKKLHRALYEAGIGYAARRYLEECHLLSQTRHPNIVQFLGVCFEEGSQFPILVMEFLPTNLTSCLERYGILPDEINFSILHDVSLGLVYLHGQTPVIVHRDLSANNVLLSTNMTAKISDLGVARILNLTPLQVSRMTETPGTPAYMPPEVMVANPHYDTSVDVFSFGIMMIHTFTSEWPLPSIGQTRIDPANPDRLIPVTEAERREEFLRKISPDHPLMDLIMPCLSNNPQQRPRAAEIVGRMVGVVLEHPPSFENRVEMLQRVSALLTEKRELEEEVVRKDSAIQEKAVEIEALAEEKRRQNEENENTVERMQLVHSVETDQLVTEHSVEIEDLRVELELKESLAATKDALVNSKDTTIARLETRCKQLTEEVEQQIANAHNELVFKATKIAQLETDVTNLTAQVEQEQVDKNSIITHKDSTIAVKDLTIADKDSNNFAKDLTIAEKDSMLASKDTSLQKKEATIQSLNDQLTKTREYLTSKPQSLQVQLSYSQCSEAPVKMNSGQAITINGKVYYGRGSCYDDDDEYCVHCYDPPQDVWSTLPRLPVQRFGLGEVKGELVAVGGMDSSFSTSNVVHVFNKRRNWKRTIPPMPTARDLPAVVSLPTHLVVAGGRLGYADYTDNVEIYNISTSQWSETDRLPYACYDQRGIVYNNTVYLMGGYDDNYINKVCAAQVNKLISADRQDDGSANKADSVWNTISNTPSYQPSPVTISDTLFAVSGKHSEATQRIYAYSSSMDSWLYVGDLPSPIAYPATVSLSPTECLMIGGLNNDAEKQSIVYKISITATIS, from the exons ATGGCTGTAAATCCACAAGCTTTCGAGCAGTTCACTCTGAGACAAATTCGCATCACTGAGAATGAGTTGGGACATGGTTCCTATgctgttgtcatggagctAGAGTATCGAGGACTGAAATGTGCCGGCAAGAAGCTTCACAGAGCTCTGTACGAAGCTGGAATCGGGTATGCAGCACGAAGGTATCTGGAGGAGTGTCACCTGCTCAGTCAAACTAGacaccccaacattgtccagtttctaggagtctgttttgaggaaggctctcagttccccatcctagtcatggagttccttcccaccaacttgaccagctgtctcgagcgctacggtattctccccgatgagatcaacttctccatcctccatgacgtctcactgggcctggtctacctccatggccaaacaccagtcattgtgcacagagacctcTCAGCCAATAATGTCCTCTTGTCCACCAACATGACGGCCAAGATATCCGATCTAGGGGTTGCTCGAATATTGAACCTGACCCCTCTTCAAGTGAGTCGAATGACAGAGACCCCTGGCACCCCAGCGTACATGCCCCCCGAAGTGATGGTTGCCAACCCCCACTATGACACCAGTGTGGATGTATTCTCCTTTGGGATCATGATGATTCACACCTTCACATCAGAGTGGCCACTACCAAGTATCGGCCAGACACGAATCGATCCTGCTAATCCTGACAGACTGATACCAGTGACGGAAGCTGAACGACGTGAAGAGTTTCTTCGAAAGATTTccccagaccaccctctgatggacctcatcatgccctgtctcagcaacaaccctcagcaaaggcctagagcagcggagatagtgggtcggatggtgggtgtggtacttgaacaccctccctcctttgagaacagagtggagatgctccagcgagtgagtgccctactgacagagaagagggagcttgaggaggaggtTGTGAGGAAGGACTCGGCAATCCAGGAGAAAGCAGTAGAGATCGAGGCACTGGCGGAGGAGAAAAGACGACAAAATGAAGAAAATGAAAACACTGTCGAGCGTATGCAGTTGGTGCACTCTGTGGAAACTGATCAACTAGTAACTGAACATAGTGTAGAGATAGAGGATCTCAGAGTTGAATTGGAGCTCAAAGAATCATTGGCTGCCACAAAAGATGCACTGGTGAATTCTAAAGATACTACCATCGCTAGGTTAGAAACTCGATGTAAGCAACTCACTGAAGAGGTGGAGCAACAAATTGCCAATGCTCACAACGAGCTTGTATTTAAAGCTACGAAAATAGCTCAACTGGAAACAGATGTCACCAATCTCACTGCACAAGTGGAACAGGAGCAAGTAGACAAAAACTCTATTATCACCCACAAAGATTCCACTATCGCTGTCAAAGATCTGACTATTGCTGACAAAGATTCAAATAATTTTGCCAAAGATTTGACTATTGCTGAAAAAGATTCGATGCTTGCCTCCAAGGACACTTCCCTTCAGAAGAAAGAAGCCACCATTCAGAGTTTAAACGACCAGCTCACCAAAACCAGAGAGTACCTAACCAGCAAACCACAG TCCCTACAGGTTCAGTTATCCTACAGTCAGTGCTCTGAGGCTCCAGTGAAGATGAATAGTGGGCAAGCGATAACCATCAATGGCAAGGTCTACTATGGTAGAGGATCCTGTTATGACGATGATGACGAGTACTGTGTCCACTGTTACGATCCGCCACAAGACGTTTGGTCAACTCTGCCCAGACTTCCTGTACAAAGGTTTGGTCtaggagaggtcaaaggtgaacttGTAGCAGTTGGCGGTATGGATTCATCATTCTCTACATCTAACGTGGTACATGTGTTTAACAAAAGAAGGAACTGGAAACGGACGATCCCACCGATGCCCACAGCGAGGGATTTACCAGCAGTCGTTAGTCTCCCCACACATCTGGTCGTAGCAGGAGGTCGATTGGGCTATGCTGACTACACTGATAATGTTGAGATCTACAACATCAGCACCTCCCAGTGGAGtgagacagacagactaccgtATGCTTGTTATGACCAAAGAGGAATTGTctacaacaacacagtgtacctaATGGGGGGATATGACGACAATTATATAAACAAGGTGTGTGCTGCTCAAGTCAACAAGCTCATCTCAGCAGACCGACAGGATGATGGGAGTGCCAACAAAGCCGACTCTGTCTGGAATACAATATCCAACACACCGTCTTACCAACCCTCCCCTGTAACGATATCCGACACCCTCTTTGCTGTTAGTGGAAAGCATAGTGAAGCCACTCAAAGGATCTACGCCTACTCATCCTCGATGGACTCTTGGCTCTACGTTGGTGATCTACCATCTCCTATAGCATACCCTGCCactgtgtcactgtctccaacaGAGTGCCTTATGATTGGGGGACTGAACAATGATGCAGAAAAACAATCTATCGTCTATAAAATTAGTATCACAGCAACTATTTCTTGA
- the LOC135333289 gene encoding serine/threonine-protein kinase WNK3-like, which yields MAVNPQAFEQFTLRQVRITENEFGRGSYAVVMELEYRGLKCAGKKLYRVLYDTGIGHAARRYLEECHLLSQTRHPNIVQFLGVCFEEGSQFPILVMEFLPTNLTSCLERYGILPDEINFSILHDVSLGLVYLHGQTPVIVHRDLSANNVLLSTNMTAKISDLGVARILNLTPLQASRMTETPGTPAYMPPEVMVADPHYDTSVDVFSFGIMMIHTFTAEWPLPKIGPNRIDPANPDRLIPVTEAERREHFLRKITPDHPLMDLIMCCLSNNPQRRPRAAEIVGRMVGVVLEHPPSFENKVDILQRVSALLTEKRELDEEVVRKDSAIQEKAGENEALAEEKRRQEEESENIVERIKLVHSVETDQLVTEHSVEIEDLRVELELKESLAATRDALVNYKDTTIARLETRCKQLTEEVEQQIANTHNELVSKATKIAQLETDVTNLTAQVEQEQARLADKDSTISVKDLTIADKDSMLASKDTSLQKKETTIQRLNNQLTKTRDYLTSKPQSLQVHLSYSQCSEAPVKMAGGKAITINGKVYYGGGYCDDDGGEYCVHCYDPQQDVWLTLPRLPVCYFGLGEVKGELVTVGGRDSSYSTSNVVHVFNKGRNWKQTIPPMPTARYSPAVVSLPTHLIVAGGLGSGGYTDNVEIYNISTSQWSETDRLPYACRNQRGIVYNNTVYLMGGFDNNHLNKVCAAQVDKLISTDRQDDGSANKADSVWNTISNTPSYRPYPVTISDTLFAVGGKDSEREATQRIYAYSSSMDSWLYVGDLPSPIAYLATVSLFPTECLMIGGSNKRIQSTVYKIRTATTIS from the exons ATGGCTGTAAATCCACAAGCTTTCGAGCAGTTCACTCTGAGACAAGTTCGCATCACTGAGAATGAGTTTGGACGAGGTTCCTAcgctgttgtcatggagctAGAGTATCGAGGACTGAAATGTGCTGGCAAGAAGCTGTACAGAGTTCTCTACGATACTGGAATCgggcatgcagcacgaaggtatctggaggagtgtcacctgctcagtcaaactaggcatcccaacattgtccagtttctgggagtctgttttgaggaaggctctcagttccccatcctagtcatggagttcctccccaccaacttgaccagctgtctcgagcgctacggtattctccccgatgagatcaacttctccatcctccatgacgtctcactgggcctggtctacctccatggccaaacaccagtcattgtgcacagagacctcTCAGCCAACAATGTCCTCTTGTCCACCAACATGACGGCCAAGATATCTGATCTGGGGGTTGCTCGAATATTGAACCTCACCCCCCTTCAAGCGAGTCGAATGACGGAGACCCCTGGCACCCCAGCGTACATGCCCCCCGAAGTGATGGTTGCCGACCCCCACTACGACACCAGTGTGGATGTGTTCTCCTTTGGGATCATGATGATTCACACCTTCACAGCAGAGTGGCCACTACCAAAGATCGGCCCCAACAGAATCGATCCTGCTAATCCTGACAGACTGATACCAGTGACAGAAGCTGAACGACGTGAACATTTTCTTCGAAAGATTAccccagaccaccctctgatGGACCTTATCATGTGCTGTCTCAGCAACAACCCTCAGCGAAGGCCTAGAGCAGCGGAGATAGTGGGtcggatggtgggtgtggtacttgAACACCCTCCCTCCTTTGAGAACAAAGTGGATATACTCCAGCGAGTGAGTGCCCTactgacagagaagagggagctTGACGAGGAGGTTGTGAGGAAGGACTCGGCAATCCAGGAGAAAGCAGGAGAGAACGAGGCACTGGCTGAGGAGAAAAGACGACAAGAGGAAGAAAGTGAAAACATTGTCGAGCGTATAAAGTTGGTGCACTCCGTGGAAACTGATCAACTAGTAACTGAACATAGTGTAGAGATAGAGGATCTCAGAGTTGAATTGGAGCTCAAAGAATCATTGGCTGCCACAAGAGATGCATTGGTGAATTATAAAGATACTACCATCGCTAGGTTAGAAACTCGATGTAAGCAACTCACTGAAGAGGTGGAGCAACAAATTGCCAACACTCACAACGAGCTTGTATCTAAAGCTACGAAAATAGCTCAACTGGAAACAGATGTCACCAATCTCACTGCACAAGTGGAACAAGAGCAAGCTCGTTTAGCAGACAAAGATTCCACTATTTCTGTCAAAGATTTAACTATTGCTGACAAAGATTCGATGCTTGCCTCCAAGGACACTTCCCTTCAGAAGAAGGAAACCACCATTCAGAGATTAAACAACCAACTCACCAAAACCAGGGACTACCTGACCAGCAAACCACAG TCCCTACAGGTTCATTTATCCTACAGTCAGTGCTCTGAGGCTCCAGTGAAGATGGCTGGTGGGAAAGCGATAACCATCAATGGCAAGGTCTACTATGGTGGAGGATACTGTGATGACGATGGTGGCGAGTACTGTGTCCACTGTTACGATCCGCAACAAGACGTCTGGTTAACTCTGCCCAGACTTCCTGTATGCTATTTTGGTCtaggagaggtcaaaggtgaactgGTAACAGTTGGTGGTAGGGATTCATCCTACTCTACATCGAACGTGGTACATGTGTTTAACAAAGGAAGGAACTGGAAACAGACGATCCCACCGATGCCCACAGCGAGGTATTCACCAGCAGTCGTTAGTCTCCCAACACATCTGATCGTAGCAGGAGGTCTGGGCTCTGGTGGCTACACTGATAATGTTGAGATCTACAACATCAGCACCTCCCAGTGGagcgagacagacagactaccgtATGCTTGTCGTAACCAAAGAGGAATTGTctacaacaacacagtgtacctaATGGGGGGATTTGACAACAATCATCTAAACAAGGTGTGTGCTGCTCAAGTCGACAAGCTCATCTCAACAGACCGACAGGATGATGGGAGTGCCAACAAAGCCGACTCTGTCTGGAATACAATATCCAATACACCGTCTTACCGACCCTACCCTGTAACGATATCCGACACCCTCTTTGCTGTTGGTGGAAAGGATAGTGAACGTGAAGCCACTCAAAGGATCTACGCCTACTCATCCTCGATGGACTCCTGGCTCTACGTTGGTGATCTACCATCTCCTATAGCATACCTTGCCACTGTGTCACTGTTTCCAACAGAGTGCCTTATGATTGGGGGAAGTAACAAAAGAATACAATCtactgtgtataaaattagaactgcaacaactatttcttaa
- the LOC135333035 gene encoding CWF19-like protein 1: protein MKILVCGDVEGHFKQLFSRVQSILSKNKDFELLLCVGSFFSSDCQEEWSKYREGVETVPLPTFILGPCSIEHGQFYGDLSRDGGELCPNVTCLGQRGVYSASSGLRVAYLSGSYQGRTYQHQDKGDNLLRPYFTDSDVSWLEGECSGEGYRGVDILLTSDWPGAVDKFTVAPDGLDLSAVGAKPLSKLAMCLKPRYHFAALHQTFYERIPYRNHKILQGKPHHVTRFLAFAQVGNPDKKKRYLYAFSVTPMSSMDEKELTQQPPTATNCPYTELVKSLRESQEEAGPNFFFDQRALDSAHRKQKRQQDGGPPAKRRPPPQPRGPCWFCLGGKEVEKHLVVSIGDHTYLALSKGGMVPEHVLVLPISHYAASTDAPPEVLEELGKFKSALRKYFNSKDQSCVIFERNYKSQHLQLQVIPVTKIPSDALRQAFIDYGRSIGVWLDTVPRETPPSETTRTLW, encoded by the exons ATGAAAAT TTTGGTGTGTGGAGATGTGGAGGGTCACTTTAAGCAACTGTTTAGCAGAGTCCAGAGCATCCTCTCCAAGAACAAAGACTTTGAG CTGCTGTTGTGTGTTGGAtctttctttagctctgactgcCAGGAGGAGTGGAGCAAGTATCGGGAGGGGGTGGAAACAG tgcctctACCGACGTTCATCCTTGGCCCGTGTTCGATTGAGCATGGCCAGTTCTATGGAGACTTGTCACGTGATGGAGGAGAACTTTGCCCCAATGTCACATGTctag GTCAGCGTGGAGTGTACAGTGCGTCCAGTGGTCTGAGGGTGGCCTATCTCAGTGGGAGCTACCAGGGGAGGACCTATCAGCATCAAGACAAGGGAGATAATCTATTG CGACCATATTTTACTGACTCTGATGTGTCCTGGCTGGAGGGTGAGTGCAGTGGAGAGGGCTACCGTGGAGTGGACATTCTCCTCACCTCTGATTGGCCCGGGGCAGTGGACAAGTTCACAGTGGCTCCT GATGGACTGGACCTGAGTGCAGTGGGGGCAAAGCCTCTGAGTAAACTGGCCATGTGTCTCAAGCCACGCTACCATTTTGCAGCTCTACACCAAACCTTCTATGAGAGAATAccgtacag GAATCACAAAATCCTCCAAGGCAAGCCACATCATGTGACACgattcttagcttttgctcaaGTGGGAAATCCAGACAAGAAGAAAAGA TACCTGTATGCATTCTCTGTCACACCCATGAGCTCCATGGACGAGaaagagctgactcagcaaccacCCACTGCCACCAACTGTCCCTACACTGAACTAGTCAAATCTTTG AGGGAGTctcaagaggaggctgggcctAACTTCTTCTTTGATCAGAGAGCTCTTGATTCTGCTCATCGTAAACAGAAGAGACAACAGGACGGAGGACCCCCTGCAAAGAGACGACCCCCTCCCCAGCCCAGGGGGCCGTGCTGGTTCTGTCTGGGGGGCAAGGAGGTGGAGAAACATCTCGTGGTCTCCATCggagatcat ACGTACCTGGCTTTATCCAAGGGTGGGATGGTACCAgagcatgtgctggtcctaCCCATCAGTCACTATGCAGCCTCCACTGACGCACCACCA GAGGTTCTGGAGGAGCTTGGAAAGTTTAAGAGTGCTCTGAGGAAATACTTCAACAGCAAAGATCAGTCGTGTGTCATCTTTGAAAGAAACTACAAATCACAGCATCTTCAACTACAG GTTATTCCAGTGACCAAGATtccatctgatgctctgagacAAGCCTTCATAGATTATGGGCGGAGTATAGGGGTGTGGCTTGATACTGTACCCAGGGAAACACCACCCTCagag acaactAGAACTCTGTggtaa
- the LOC135333322 gene encoding uncharacterized protein LOC135333322 isoform X1 produces the protein MVLNIYFCLCLFCRLHMAEVPLKERIFYSRTKKAATVCEVNSKNRPPSYKHWDLKTVSTACSAIRNGTLSQRRAAEEYGIPRSTLGDYYRGSTLPGAKSGPNKYLSDAEEAELTRFLIRCASVGFPKTRSNVIAIVQRVCDRKGVKVTVTHGWYESFTKRHSELVLRIPAKLSVARAKATDGVSVQTGRKKTAPDDQAPVVVIDPESPVKSSGESAARNVKSTPFSTRAGDSKAYKVHFQVSNESLLDDSETNPCLKDWVSDLGLSLYEKQALQRNAWLSANHISAANMLLRREFPHQNGLQDTMYLLENLQWRSSAHEFVQIIHVGGFHWACLSNKLSSDASKIQLYDSLHIEPGPTIIEQSCTILHCMKDRFTIQVVNVQLQYTGDSCGLFAIAMAYDLCSGRNPLKISYDESMMRVHLERCFNNRELSRFPRAAKKRDCPKTIVAKTQVPVYCSCRYSDVEVTSRFGDMASCDSCSKWYHQDCENIPNAVFNDTQKTWFCMSCSQ, from the exons ATGGTGCTGAACATTTATTTTTGTCTTTGCTTATTCTGTAGGTTACATATGGCTGAAGTACCGCTAAAAGAAAGAATATTTTATAGCCGTACTAAGAAAGCTGCGACTGTATGTGAAGTTAACTCAAAAAATCGCCCACCCTCATACAAGCATTGGGATTTGAAAACCGTAAGCACTGCTTGTTCAGCTATTAGAAATGGTACGTTGAGTCAACGACGTGCTGCTGAAGAATATGGTATTCCTAGGTCCACACTGGGCGATTACTATCGAGGAAGCACTCTTCCTGGTGCCAAAAGTGGCCCAAACAAGTATCTCTCTGATGCAGAAGAAGCAGAACTGACCAGGTTCTTGATTAGATGTGCCTCTGTTGGCTTTCCTAAAACCAGAAGTAATGTAATTGCAATTGTGCAAAGAGTGTGCGACCGTAAAGGAGTCAAGGTCACAGTCACTCATGGTTGGTATGAAAGCTTCACAAAGCGACACTCGGAACTAGTTTTGCGAATTCCTGCTAAATTGTCTGTAGCAAGAGCAAAAGCCACGGATG GAGTGAGTGTTCAGACTGGGAGAAAGAAAACAG CTCCAGACGACCAAGCTCCTGTTGTTGTCATTGATCCTGAGAGCCCAGTGAAAAGCAGCGGGGAAAGTGCTGCAAGGAATGTCAAATCTACGCCCTTTAGTACACGTGCTGGTGACTCGAAGGCATATAAG GTACACTTTCAAGTATCCAATGAATCATTGCTTGATGACTCAGAAACAAATCCGTGCTTAAAAGATTGGGTTAGTGATCTAGGTCTCTCTCTTTATGAGAAACAAGCCCTTCAACGTAATGCTTGGCTGTCAGCAAATCATATTTCTGCTGCAAATATGCTGCTCAGAAGAGAATTCCCTCATCAAAACGGACTTCAAGATACTATGTACTTGCTTGAAAATCTCCAGTGGAGATCGTCAGCTCATGAATTTGTGCAAATAATTCATGTTGGAGGATTTCATTGGGCGTGCTTATCAAATAAATTATCATCTGATGCAAGTAAAATACAGCTGTATGACAGTCTTCACATAGAACCTGGCCCTACCATTATTGAACAGTCTTGCACGATTCTCCATTGTATGAAAGACCGTTTCACAATCCAAGTTGTGAATGTTCAACTTCAGTATACTGGTGATTCTTGTGGTTTGTTTGCCATCGCTATGGCTTATGATTTATGTTCTGGTCGAAACCCTTTGAAAATCAGCTACGATGAATCGATGATGAGAGTTCATCTGGAGCGTTGCTTCAACAATCGTGAACTGTCACGCTTCCCACGAGCTGCAAAAAAAAGGGATTGCCCCAAGACAATAGTCGCAAAAACGCAGGTTCCTGTATACTGTAGTTGCCGATATTCTGATGTGGAAGTCACATCGAGGTTTGGGGATATGGCGTCATGTGACAGTTGCAGTAAATGGTACCACCAGGATTGCGAAAACATTCCGAACGCTGTTTTTAATGATACTCAAAAAACATGGTTTTGTATGTCGTGTAgccagtaa